The nucleotide window CCTTGTTCGCGGCCGGATTCGCCGTGCTGTTCTGGATGATTGGCCAGGTCGGAACAGCTGAACTCGCCGTGGCCACCGTGCTGATCAACATCATGCTGGTCGCAATCCTGCCCGCCATCGGATTTGGCCTGGCGGCCGGCACGCTGGCCGGTCAGGCACTGGGCCGGCGAGCACCCGAGGATGCCAGACGCTGGGCCTGGGATGTCGCCCGGCTCGGCGGCATTTGGCTCGGCCTGCTGGGCCTGCCCATGTTGCTGCTCCCCAGCCTGCTGCTGGCGCAGTTTCTGGATGACCCCGGACTGGTTGCGCTTGGCCGCGTGCCCCTGCAGCTCTTCGGTGCGGGGCTGCTCATCGATGGCGTTGGGATCATATTGATGCAGGCCCTGCTGGGGGTCGGAGCCAGCCGCAGCGTGATGCTAGTTGCCGTGAGCCTACAGTGGTTGCTGTTCTTGCCCGCTGTCTACGTGCTGGGCCCTCTGCTGCAGTTCGGGCTGATCGCGATCTGGCTGGCCATGCTGGCCTGGCGCGGGTTGCAAACCGGCTTGTTCGTATGGCTCTGGCAGCGCGGTGGGTGGCGCCACGCCCGCGTCTAGGGCGGCACTGCGCGATTCACGCCGCCCAGTTGTTGCCTGCAGACAGGCCCGACTGCGTTGCGCGTCGTTCGTTGGGAGTGATCAAGCGGCGCTCACTCCGATAGGACTCGCGCGAAAACCGGGGCCGTCTTGGTGGTGCGAAGCGATCAGCGCGTCCCTGACTCCGCGCCTAGACCGCGAGCAGATGCATTCCCTGGCCGGTCTCGGCCTTCTGAGCACTGTCTAGCGCCTGCGCCGCCAGGTCCATGAATTCGGACACGCTGCCGATATCACTCGGTCGGCCAAGCGCGATGCCCGCGGCGACATGGGGTGGATGCATGGCCGACTCGACGTCGCTGGCACAGGCCCCGCGTATGAGCATGCGCAATCGGTCAGCCAGCTTGCGTGCCACGATCTCGTCGCCGCCGGTCGCGATCACCGCAAAGCTGTTCTCGCTGTACCGACCGACTAGCTCGTTGGAGCGTCGCACATTGCCCAACAAAGCCTGACCCACCTGCCGCAGCATCACAGCACGCATGTCTTCGGTATACCGTTCGGGCCAGCTGATGGACAGCATCGTGAGCACCAGCGCGGTGTCATCGTTCATCGCCCAGTTCCAGCTGCGCTCCAGTTCGCCCATAAAGGCTTCACGCGATGGCAGCCCTGTGAGCTGATCGGGGTCGCGCAGGCGGATCACCTCGCGCTCCAGCCCCCGCTCGCGAGAGACCTCACGGCCCACACAGATCATGTACTGGCGCGGGCCATGTGTGACCCGGCGCGCGCGAATCTCGATGGGCATGCGCCGGCCGGGACCATTGAAAACTTCCAGCTCGACGGTGGCCTGACCGTAATATTCGATGGATGCGCGCAGGCGATTCCAGCCGGTGGGGCCGGCGGCGAATATCCTTTCCGCGCTGAGTTTTCCGGCATGGACTTCCGTCCGGTCGGCACCACTGATCCGCCGGATCTCGGCATTGGCCTCGACAACCACGCCGGTGCTGAGGTCGATCACGAACAGGTAATCCCGGCACTCATCGGCCAGCGCAAAGAACAGTTCCAGATGCTGGGAGTGCTCGGCCATCTGCTGTCGGACACGCGCCGTCCCAATGGCTGCATGGATGGCCAGCGACAGGCGTGCGGTATCCATGTCGTCCTTGGGCAGCACATCGTGTGCCCCCAGGCGGATAGCATCCCGCGACAGCGACACGTCCATGACACCCGACACGAGAATCAAACCGACCGGCTCGATGTTCGCGAGCATGTTCAGCAGATCAAGGCCGGTCATGTCCGGCAACACCTGGTCGATCAGCATGCAGGCCACCCGGTGGGTGCGCAGCATTTCAACGGCTTCCTGCGCCGTTTCCGCCTCGACCAGCTTCAGGCCGACGGTGGCACCGTCGGCCAGCAGCCGGCGTATCAGCAGACGATCGGTGGCATCGTCATCCACGACCAGCAGTTGATCACGCACGGTGTCGCCTTTCGTGTCGGCGCGTTCGCGCGAACTACGACCTAGCCGCTGGCGCACTGCCTCGCTGGCTTGGGATGCCACATGCGATTCCATGCCAGGAGCATACACCCCATGCCCCCCATCTGTGCGAGGCGGGGCGGTCCGCTCATCCCAGAACCGCTTCGAACAAGCAGCGCCGTCCGCGCCGAGCGTACGGCGCTGCTCGAATCAGGCTTGGGCCGGTGTGGCCAGCCGCATCGTTACGGCCTCACCCAGCATCAGGCGGGCCCGCAAGACGATGTCGTCCATGGACGGTGACTCGGCATATTTCTGACGGGCCTTGGCTCGCAGTTCCTCGACGCTGGGCAGCTCAGGCAGCTCCGGCAGTTCGAACTGATGGAGCGCATCGCGACCGCGCTCGATGCGCTGGGCCAGATTGCGCTTGAACTCGTCGACCGCGATACCGCTGCGGTTCAACCGGGCGCGGACGTTCTCGGCCAGAGTATCCACGCAGATGCTGGCCGCCAGCTGTTCGGCAACGCGGTCCTTCAGTTCGGAGGACAGCTTGCGCTCACCGGCCAGCACATGCTTCGGCGGCTGCTTCAGATCCCAGACAATGCCAACCCAGGACAGCATCTTGAGGATGTAGTAAGTCGGGTCCCACTCATACCAGCGGAAGCCCTGGCGGGTGCTGGACATGAAATAGTGGTGGTTGTTGTGCCAGCCCTCACCCATCGTCAAAAACGCCAGCACCGGGTTATTCCGTGAGTCATCCCCGGTCAGGTAGCGCTGCTTGCCCCAGACATGGCACAGCGAGTTGATGGTGAACGTTGAGTGGTACACCAGCACGGTCGAGAAGAAGAAGCCGAACCAGAGTCCCGACCATCCGAACAGCGCCAGCACGGCCAGTCCCATGATGATCGCAGGCAGGAAGCGCTGCCGATCCAGCCAGACCAGTTCCGGGAACTTGGTCAGATCCGGCACGTTGTCGTAATTCGCTTCCTGGGCCTGGTTGTTCCAGATCCAGCCCATGTGGGAGAACCAGAATCCGTACTGCCGCGGGCTGTGCATGTCCTTGGGCGTGTCGGAGTGGCGATGGTGGTCGCGATGCTTGGACGCCCACCAGATCAATCCGGACTGGGCGGTGGACTGCGCCAGAAAACCGATGATGAACTGGAATACCCGCCCGGTCTTATACGAGCGGTGTGCAAAATAGCGGTGGTAGCCGGCGCCAATCGCGAAGATGCGTACCCAGTAAAGGGTCACGCAGACCACGATATCGGTGGTCGACACGCCAGTGAAGAACGCGCCCAGCGCAGCGATGTGCACACCAAAGAAGCCCAGCATCGCGCCAACGCTGGCGGGCGTAAATTTCTTGTCGTACGTCAGTTCAGCCATGAGTCTCTACGTTTGTCTGTCCTGGCAGGGTTCTGCTTCGAACGCAGCTGCCACACACCTAAATGGGCCTATCATGATCTGAGAGGCAAGTTCGGTGCCCCGATTCGCGCAACGCGAATCCGCTCACCGTTTAGTTCGTCCCGTGTTCGCGTGTTGATGCAAACCGGATATCGGGCCAGCGCTCTTCCGTGAGCTGCAGGTTCACGCGGGAGTTCGCCAGGTAGACATGCGCTCCCGCATGATCGACAGCGATTCTAGCCACGTTCTTGTTAAGAAAGTCTTTCAGTTTCGACGGATCGTCCGAACTGACCCACCGAGCGGTGGCCACAGGGGCCTGGTCATACTTGCAGTTGACCCCGTATTCATCGGCTAGGCGCTGACGCACCACGTCGAACTGCAGCACCCCGACCGCCCCAAGAATCACATCGTTGTTGCTCTTGGGTCGGAACACCTGGGTGGCACCCTCTTCGCAGAGCTGATCCAGCCCCTTGTTCAGCGCCTTGGCCTTGAGCGGGTCGGCCAGCACCACGCGCTGGAACAGCTCGGGCGCAAAATTCGGCACGCCGCTGTAGACCATCGCGGTGCCTTCGGAGAACGAATCCCCGATGGAGATGGTGCCGTGGTTGTGCAGCCCGATGATATCGCCCGGCCAAGCCTCACGTGCCGCGCCCCGGTCAGAGGCCATAAAGGTCACCGCATCTGAAATACGCACGGCCTTGCCCTGGCGCACGCTGTGCAACTGCATGCCCGGCGTGTATTTGCCGGAGCAAACGCGCATAAAGGCAATGCGGTCACGATGCCGCGGGTCCATGTTCGCCTGAATCTTGAACACGAATCCGGTGAGTTCGCCATGCGTAGGCTCGACGGATTGCGGCTCGGCGTCACCCACCGTGGCCTGCCTGGGCAACGGTGGCGGTGCCCAATCGGCAAAGCCGTTGAGCAACTCGCGCACGCCGAAATTGGAAATGGCGGCCCCAAAAAAGACCGGCGTCAGTTCTCCGGCACGGTACAGCTCCAAATCGAAGCCATGGCCGGCTTCCTTGACCAGCTCGATCTCGTCGACCAGCGTCTGGTAGATCGCACCAAAGCGTTCGGCCATGCCATCGGCGTGCAGGCCGTCAACGGTCTCGATGTCGCTGATCCGCTCCTTGGGCCCGTCGTACAGGTAGAAACGATCTTCGAGCAGGTGGTAGACCCCTGCGAAATCACGCCCCATACCCAGCGGCCAGGTCACCGGCGCGCAGGCAATCTTGAGCACGTCCTCGACCTCATCCAACAATTCCATGGGCTCGCGGCCGTCACGGTCCAGCTTGTTGATGAAGGTAATAATGGGCGTGGTCCGCATGCGGCAGACCTCCATCAGCTTGATGGTCCGGTCCTCCACGCCCTTGGCCGAGTCGATCACCATCAAGGCCGAATCCACGGCGGTTAGCGTGCGGTAGGTGTCTTCGGAGAAGTCTTCGTGGCCCGGCGTGTCCAGCAGGTTCATCACGCAGTCGCGATAAGGGAACTGCATGACCGAGGTGGTGATGGAAATCCCACGCTCCTGCTCCATTTTCATCCAGTCCGAGGTGGCGTGACGCGCCGCCTTACGGCCCTTGACCGTGCCCGCGAGCTGAATGGCGCCACCGAACAGCAACAGCTTCTCGGTCACCGTGGTCTTGCCCGCATCCGGGTGAGAAATAATGGCGAAGGTGCGGCGCTTCTGGGCTTCCGCATCAAGCTGGACTGGCGTGCCGGACATGGGGGCGGTAACAACGAAAAGGCTGGCGATTGTAGCGGCTGGACGGCCCGGCGGTCGAAAAGCCACCGGCCGCAGCTACGCTTAGCCGGCGGCGGCTGCCCGCCGACTGGGGCGCTTGCCCCCCGGGAAGGTCAGTCGTAGCAGCTTCCAAAGCACGCTGCCAAGCTGTCGACCAAAGCTGTGGCTGTTGTAGGCCAGCCCGTATTCCCGGCAGAGCGCTTCCACTTCTGGCGCAACCCGCGCGTACCGGTTGCTGGGCAGATCCGGGAACAGATGATGCTCGATCTGATGCGACAGGTTCCCGGTCAGGATATGCAACAGGCGACCGCCACGGATGTTGCAGGAGCCAAGCATTTGCCGGACATACCAGCCGCCGCGGCTTTCGGTGGCCACGACGGACTTGGAGAAATGCGACACCCCGTCCGGAAAATGCCCACAGAAAATGACGGCCCACGTCCAGATGTTGCGCAGCACATTAGCCGCGAAATTGGCCCCCAGCACGATGAAGAAGAAGGGCCCGGCAAGCAGCGGCCACAACAGGTAGTCCTTTAGCGCCTGCCGGCCGACCTTGGCGCCCGACTCACGCAGAATCGCGCGCGCTTCGGCCTTGTCGCGCTTGCCCTTCAGCACGCGGGGGATCTCCAGGTCGTGCAGGGCGATGAACCATTCAAAGTACATCGCCATCAGGACGATCCACAGCGGCTGGAACAGATAAAACGGGTGCCAACGCTGATGCTCGGTCACGCGCATCATGCCGTAGCCGATGTCGCGGTCCATGCCCAGCACGTTGGTCCAGGTGTGATGCACCACGTTATGCGTGTGCTTCCACTGGCGGGCCGGGCAGCCATGGTCCCACTCCCAGTTCGCGGAGTGGATGTCCGGATCATTCATCCAGTCCCATTGGCCGTGGATGACGTTATGCCCGATTTCCATGTTCTCGAGGATTTTGGACAGGGCCAGGGTCAGCGTCCCGAGGCTGATCAGCACCCAGAACAACGGCCAGCTGCCCAGCGCCACCGGCAACCCCAGCAGCGACGCAAAGATCAGCGCCCGGCCGCCCAGGGCCATCCAGCGCTGGACGCGGATCAAGCGCAGGATGTAGGCACGGTCGGCCGCGCCCAGCGAGGCGCGTTCCCTGGCCTGCATGGCGTCGAGGCGTTCGCCGATATCACGCAAATCGGCATCGGTCAGGTGACTTGGAATCATGGTCTATAGGTCCAGGGTGACGGGGCCGGCGGCCGCGCTGACACAGGGTTGGATGCGAACCCCCGGTGTATTGGTGAGCTTGCCGGTCCGCAGATCGCGGACCGCGCCGGACTGCAGCACGCAATCGCAGCTGTGGCAGATGCCCATACGGCAGCCATAGCGCGGACGCAGACCGGCGGCTTCTGCGACTTCAAGCAGGGGCGTGGCCCCACTGGCGTCGGCTTGACGACCGCTGGCCGCAAATTGCACGGCGACCTCTGTATCTGTTGCCGGCGCATCGAAAGACGCCACGGCAAATCGCTCGACATGGAGCTGATCGCCAATCCCGGCCTCGGCCCATAGCTGCTCGGCCGTGCGGAGCATGGCGGCCGGTCCACACACCCAGGTTTCGCGCTCGCGCCAGTCCGGGCACAGGGTATCCAGGGTCTGGGCGTCCAGATGACCCGCCCCCTCTTCGGTCAACCGTGCATGCAAGCGATAGCCACGGGATTGGGCCATCATCGGGCCGAGGGCCTCGCCGAAAATCAGGTCGTGACGATTGCGGGCATAGTGCAGATGCTCGACGTCGCCGTCTGCGGCGCCGGATGCCAGCATGCCCATGATGGGTGTAATGCCGCTGCCGGCCGAGATGAACAAACGCGCCCGGTGCTCCGCACCCGCGGCCAGCGTGAACTCACCTGCGGCCTGACTGATCTGCACCCGTGCACCGACCGGTAGGTGATGCACCAGGTAATGCGACACGCCATCGGGTGCCATGGCACGAATGGTCAGCCGAATCTGTCGCGTCTGCGCCTCGGACGAGCTGATCGAATAACACCGCGGCTGCCAGACCCCATCGATATTGACGTATAGCGTGACGAACTGACCGGCCTGATGTCCGCGCCAGCCTCGCCCCGTCCGCAGGATGAGCGAGCGTGTCCCGGGCGTTTCGATTTGTGCGTCCACGACCCGTGCGTGGATACGCTCGCCGGCATCACCGGCAGGCGCCAGACCCGGCCACACCAGCGACGCATAGCGGCTGGTGGTCTGCGGATAGGCGAAGGCGCGAGCGAGGCGACGGGGCCAGGCTCCTGTGCTTGCTGCAGTCATCATGCGGAGAAATATACACTTGTATATACAACTGTCAATTCTCGCGCAGCCGCCGCTGTCTGGTCGGCTTTTTTCAGGCGTCGCCGAGTTGGCTGGCGAGGTAGCCCAGCAAGGCGTTGACCTTGCCCGCCAGCTGTCGCCGAGACGGATAAACCGCGTAGATACCGAGAACCGGTAACCGATATGCAGAGAGCAGCTCAACCAGCTGGCCCTGTGCCAGCGCCTCTGCGACCAGAAATTCCGGCTGCAGCACCAACCCGCCACCCGCAATCGCGACCGCCACGCAGGTTTCACCGTTATTGCTCTGCATAACCGGGGCGACCCGAACAGCCTCGGTGCCTGCATCGGACTCGAATGTCCACTCGTCACCACTGGCCCAGTAGCTGTAGCCGATCACGCGGTGAATCGTCAGGTCGCGGGGATGCTCCGGCCTGCCACGGGCTTCCAGATAGGACGGCGCGGCGCAAAGGCAGATGCGTGTCGTGGCCAGTCGGCGCGCCACCAGACTCGATGGCTCCAGCCGCCCGATCCGGATGGCGACATCCACGCCGTCCTCCACCAGATCCACCGCCCGGTCTGAGAGCGTCACCTCCAGCCGCAGAGCCGGGTGCTGTTGCATGAACGCCGGCCAGAGCCCGGCCAGATGACGAATGCCGTAAGACACCGGGGCGTTGATGCGCAGCAGACCGCGGACGCTCGCGGTGCCGGCGGTGAGTTCCGCTTCGGCAGCGTCCAGCGACTCGAGAATCTCCCGGCAGGTGGCGAGGTATCGACGCCCTTCGTCGGTCAGCGACAGTCGCCGCGTGGTCCGATGCAGCAATCGCACGCCCAGGTGCTCTTCCAGCTCGGTGACATGCCGGGAAGTCGAGGCCTTGGACTGACCGAGTCGCTCCGCCGCCCGGACGAAACTGCCGGTGTCGACCACCGCAACAAAGGTTTGCATGGAGAGTAGGCGATCCATTGTTCCATTTTATAGAACTATATTTCTTTCGACGCCACGTTTATGGGAGAACTTATCAACAATAGTCTGTTGGTCAGCGGATACACCGCGTCCATTCCGACTCGACAAGGAGCCCACCATGTTCAACACACTCATCCATCGCGTACTCGCCTCCGAGGCTGGCTGGCCAACCCTGGCCCTGCGCCTGCCCCTGGGCGTGATCTTCGTCGCTCATGGGGCACAGAAGCTGTTCGGCTGGTTTGGCGGCTACGGCCTGGAAGGCACCGGCCAGTGGATGGCCTCCATCGGGCTGGCACCCGGCGTGCTGATGGCCCTGCTGGCCGGTAGTGCTGAGTTCTTCGGTGGCCTGGCCCTGATCCTGGGTCTGTTGCTGCGCCCGGCAGCGGGGGTCCTGGCGATCACCATGGTGGTCGCCATCGTCACAGTGCACCTGGATAACGGGCTATTCATGGCCAACAACGGCTACGAGTTCGGCCTGGCCCTGTTGGCCGGCACGGTCTCACTCGCGATCTCAGGCGCAGGTCGTGGTTCTGCGGATCGCTGGCTGGCGAAGCGGGTCGCGTAAGCTGGCGGACCTGCCGAGCCGATCAACATCACTGCATCAGGAGTTTCAACATGCTTGTCAATGGACGC belongs to Abyssibacter profundi and includes:
- a CDS encoding LysR family transcriptional regulator, with translation MDRLLSMQTFVAVVDTGSFVRAAERLGQSKASTSRHVTELEEHLGVRLLHRTTRRLSLTDEGRRYLATCREILESLDAAEAELTAGTASVRGLLRINAPVSYGIRHLAGLWPAFMQQHPALRLEVTLSDRAVDLVEDGVDVAIRIGRLEPSSLVARRLATTRICLCAAPSYLEARGRPEHPRDLTIHRVIGYSYWASGDEWTFESDAGTEAVRVAPVMQSNNGETCVAVAIAGGGLVLQPEFLVAEALAQGQLVELLSAYRLPVLGIYAVYPSRRQLAGKVNALLGYLASQLGDA
- a CDS encoding ferredoxin reductase, which encodes MMTAASTGAWPRRLARAFAYPQTTSRYASLVWPGLAPAGDAGERIHARVVDAQIETPGTRSLILRTGRGWRGHQAGQFVTLYVNIDGVWQPRCYSISSSEAQTRQIRLTIRAMAPDGVSHYLVHHLPVGARVQISQAAGEFTLAAGAEHRARLFISAGSGITPIMGMLASGAADGDVEHLHYARNRHDLIFGEALGPMMAQSRGYRLHARLTEEGAGHLDAQTLDTLCPDWRERETWVCGPAAMLRTAEQLWAEAGIGDQLHVERFAVASFDAPATDTEVAVQFAASGRQADASGATPLLEVAEAAGLRPRYGCRMGICHSCDCVLQSGAVRDLRTGKLTNTPGVRIQPCVSAAAGPVTLDL
- a CDS encoding GGDEF domain-containing response regulator, which codes for MRDQLLVVDDDATDRLLIRRLLADGATVGLKLVEAETAQEAVEMLRTHRVACMLIDQVLPDMTGLDLLNMLANIEPVGLILVSGVMDVSLSRDAIRLGAHDVLPKDDMDTARLSLAIHAAIGTARVRQQMAEHSQHLELFFALADECRDYLFVIDLSTGVVVEANAEIRRISGADRTEVHAGKLSAERIFAAGPTGWNRLRASIEYYGQATVELEVFNGPGRRMPIEIRARRVTHGPRQYMICVGREVSRERGLEREVIRLRDPDQLTGLPSREAFMGELERSWNWAMNDDTALVLTMLSISWPERYTEDMRAVMLRQVGQALLGNVRRSNELVGRYSENSFAVIATGGDEIVARKLADRLRMLIRGACASDVESAMHPPHVAAGIALGRPSDIGSVSEFMDLAAQALDSAQKAETGQGMHLLAV
- a CDS encoding fatty acid desaturase family protein; translation: MIPSHLTDADLRDIGERLDAMQARERASLGAADRAYILRLIRVQRWMALGGRALIFASLLGLPVALGSWPLFWVLISLGTLTLALSKILENMEIGHNVIHGQWDWMNDPDIHSANWEWDHGCPARQWKHTHNVVHHTWTNVLGMDRDIGYGMMRVTEHQRWHPFYLFQPLWIVLMAMYFEWFIALHDLEIPRVLKGKRDKAEARAILRESGAKVGRQALKDYLLWPLLAGPFFFIVLGANFAANVLRNIWTWAVIFCGHFPDGVSHFSKSVVATESRGGWYVRQMLGSCNIRGGRLLHILTGNLSHQIEHHLFPDLPSNRYARVAPEVEALCREYGLAYNSHSFGRQLGSVLWKLLRLTFPGGKRPSRRAAAAG
- a CDS encoding acyl-CoA desaturase, translated to MAELTYDKKFTPASVGAMLGFFGVHIAALGAFFTGVSTTDIVVCVTLYWVRIFAIGAGYHRYFAHRSYKTGRVFQFIIGFLAQSTAQSGLIWWASKHRDHHRHSDTPKDMHSPRQYGFWFSHMGWIWNNQAQEANYDNVPDLTKFPELVWLDRQRFLPAIIMGLAVLALFGWSGLWFGFFFSTVLVYHSTFTINSLCHVWGKQRYLTGDDSRNNPVLAFLTMGEGWHNNHHYFMSSTRQGFRWYEWDPTYYILKMLSWVGIVWDLKQPPKHVLAGERKLSSELKDRVAEQLAASICVDTLAENVRARLNRSGIAVDEFKRNLAQRIERGRDALHQFELPELPELPSVEELRAKARQKYAESPSMDDIVLRARLMLGEAVTMRLATPAQA
- a CDS encoding DoxX family protein, which encodes MFNTLIHRVLASEAGWPTLALRLPLGVIFVAHGAQKLFGWFGGYGLEGTGQWMASIGLAPGVLMALLAGSAEFFGGLALILGLLLRPAAGVLAITMVVAIVTVHLDNGLFMANNGYEFGLALLAGTVSLAISGAGRGSADRWLAKRVA
- a CDS encoding peptide chain release factor 3; the protein is MSGTPVQLDAEAQKRRTFAIISHPDAGKTTVTEKLLLFGGAIQLAGTVKGRKAARHATSDWMKMEQERGISITTSVMQFPYRDCVMNLLDTPGHEDFSEDTYRTLTAVDSALMVIDSAKGVEDRTIKLMEVCRMRTTPIITFINKLDRDGREPMELLDEVEDVLKIACAPVTWPLGMGRDFAGVYHLLEDRFYLYDGPKERISDIETVDGLHADGMAERFGAIYQTLVDEIELVKEAGHGFDLELYRAGELTPVFFGAAISNFGVRELLNGFADWAPPPLPRQATVGDAEPQSVEPTHGELTGFVFKIQANMDPRHRDRIAFMRVCSGKYTPGMQLHSVRQGKAVRISDAVTFMASDRGAAREAWPGDIIGLHNHGTISIGDSFSEGTAMVYSGVPNFAPELFQRVVLADPLKAKALNKGLDQLCEEGATQVFRPKSNNDVILGAVGVLQFDVVRQRLADEYGVNCKYDQAPVATARWVSSDDPSKLKDFLNKNVARIAVDHAGAHVYLANSRVNLQLTEERWPDIRFASTREHGTN